Below is a window of Verrucomicrobiia bacterium DNA.
TTTCCCCATTCCGCGACCGCGCGGTGAATGCCGCGGTAAGGATACGACGCATCGAACGGCTGGGTGAAATCCGGAAGGATGAAAACCACCAGCACCGCGGCGTGCTGTTTGGCGTAGCGGTTGATTTGCTCGAGCGCTTTTTTGGAAGCCTTGCCTTTCCAGCTTCCGGGCTTGAATCCTTCGTTGTAATCCACGCGCGCCTCAGGCGGCGACAGCTTGCGCTTCAGCGCGGTGACGGACCACAGCAGATTTCCGCGGTACCGGAGGCGCGGCGCGAGCGGCAGCATCTGCTGCGGCTCCGCGTCGTTCACGGCATACGCGAGCGCGACGACGCGCGGCATCGCGGCGGGAAAAACATCTTTCACCAGCTGCGCTTCCTGCACGGTGCTGAAACCGGGCACACCCGCGTTGAACACCGAAGCGTGAATCCCCTTTTTCCGCAAAAGTTCTCCGAGCAGGCTGGGAAAATTCTGATTGTCGTTCACGGCCCATCCGAACGCGGCCGAATCGCCGAGAACGAGAATACGTCCGGCCTCCCCGCCGTTCAGGTCCGGCGCCGGGCCGCGGAAACCGAGCGCGTTGATTCTGTATTCCCAGGGACTGCCGCCGTTCGGAGTGGCGCGCTTTCTTGCCGTGTTCGGACGCATGCGGATCTGGTAGGGCTTCGTCCTGTCGTAAACGAGCAGGTCGTGATAATAGTGCCCGAGCTCGTTCAGGTAGCGGTAGAAAACCGCGGTGCGGAAGCCGCCTTCGGCAAGACAGGTCAGGGTAAAAATCCAGAGAAACGCGGAAAGGATCGTTTTGAGGAGGGTCTTCATCGTAAGAATTCTATCATTGCGGGGGGATGCGGCGAAGAAAGATCAGGCCTGGAAAGACGAATGGCGGGACCTTGCGGCCCCGCCATTGTCGACTATCAGGTTAATACGCTGCGAAGGATTAAACCTTCGAAACGTTGGTGGCTTGATCACCCTTGGGTCCTGCCGTCACTTCAAACTCGACCTGCTGACCTTCATCAAGGGACTTGAAACCACTCCCGTTGATCGCGGAGTGATGGACAAACACATCTTTGCCACCGGAAGCACGGGTGATAAATCCATAACCCTTGGAGTTATCGAACCATTTCACGGTACCTTTTTCCATGTGAAAATTTCCTCCTTTCACAAAAAACATACATAGGAGAAACCCGAATGTATGGGTAGTAGGGCAGGAAAAACAAGCGAGACAACTGGCAATGCAGAAGGTTACTCGGAGATTTTCACATGCACTTCACTACTGGGGCGGTAGTCTGCCCTACCCCCCGGCGGCTGTCAACGTCTATTTTTTTTCGCTCCAAAACAAAATGACGGCCGCACGCACGGCTGCTCATGTTAGAACAATGTTTTCGCTTATGGTTAAACGACTTGCGGCTATTCCGGATCGGATTTCGCGGAAGCGTCGGCGGGTCCGGCGTCGTCCGGATCCTGCGGAGGACCGGACGTTTCTTCGGCTTCGGGATTGCCCGAGGCTTGGGACTGCGCCACCTCGTCGGCCATGCGCATCGCCGCGATCACTTCGTGGCCGCTGCGGAAAAGCGGAAAGAGCTCGTGCGTTTCATCGGAAATATTGCGGTTGTCCTGAACCGTCATGGGCCCATCGAAAGTGAGCGCATAAAAGCGAACGCGGTTCAGTTCCGGTAAGGGGAAATGCTTGGTGGGGTTCAGCTTTTTGCCGCGCACGAACGTGTCCGCGGTGAGCAGGAATTCCTCGGCCTTCATGCGTACGGCCTCGTGCTTTTCCCCGCCCACGACGCCGCCGCCCGTCCCGAAAAAAAGGCTCACATTGTGCTGGTTGATGACGACGAGCGTCACCACCGCCTGCGGGTAGCCGATCTCCATGAGCAGGCCCCAGACATGCGGATTTTTTTCCGTGGGCTGCAGCCCCAGCTTGCGCCAGTTCAGGCTGAGCATCTGCTGGCGGAGCGTTTCGTAGTTTTCGGCGGGTTTCGGCAGTTTCGGCATGATCTCCTCGAATCCCGGGCATTATACACCCGAAAATTGCCCGTCCCTACGTGATTTTGAGAAGACAAATCCGGCTCAGGATCCCTCAGGTGAAGCCGCGGGCGCGGCAGGCGCCGCCCCTCTCAGCTGCTTGAGGACTGGATCGTCTTCGGGAACGGTCACATCCACGGGCTTGCGCGTGTCCCGGCCCAGCGACCGCGCCGAGGCGGCAATCAGGTAATCGATCAACTCACGCAGATTTCTCTCGTCACTCTCCGTCGAGGTCTCGCCCACCCAAACGGCCCTTGCTTCCTGCGGCGCCTGAGTCTGCCCGTTTTTGAGGACGCGCAGGCGCAGGTGCGCGGTGTAGACCGGATAGGTATCCGCCACGATCGTCGAATAA
It encodes the following:
- a CDS encoding SGNH/GDSL hydrolase family protein — its product is MKTLLKTILSAFLWIFTLTCLAEGGFRTAVFYRYLNELGHYYHDLLVYDRTKPYQIRMRPNTARKRATPNGGSPWEYRINALGFRGPAPDLNGGEAGRILVLGDSAAFGWAVNDNQNFPSLLGELLRKKGIHASVFNAGVPGFSTVQEAQLVKDVFPAAMPRVVALAYAVNDAEPQQMLPLAPRLRYRGNLLWSVTALKRKLSPPEARVDYNEGFKPGSWKGKASKKALEQINRYAKQHAAVLVVFILPDFTQPFDASYPYRGIHRAVAEWGKELGIPVFDLLPYFEGKVHTHFAVSGDGHPNPLAHRAIAGAMVKRLRPYLEPRAPQSRDVPQA
- a CDS encoding cold-shock protein, producing MEKGTVKWFDNSKGYGFITRASGGKDVFVHHSAINGSGFKSLDEGQQVEFEVTAGPKGDQATNVSKV